A section of the Petrimonas sulfuriphila genome encodes:
- the cas1b gene encoding type I-B CRISPR-associated endonuclease Cas1 has product MKKTYYLFNPGTLERKDNTLKFTPFEEDGNGEMLKSGQPRYLPVEDIMEFYVFGSLRANSSLYNFLGQKGIAVHFFDYYENYTGSFMPRDSLLSGRMILAQTSVYQNKKKRIELARKFVEGASFNMTKNLRYYNTRGKDLDGLIEKIEEYTSQLPYLNAVDAIMGIEGNVRQIYYKGFDLILNDFSMDGRSKMPPRNEVNALISFGNMMCYSQCLRAIHQTQLNPTISYLHTPGERRYSLSMDISEIFKPILVDRVIFRLLNKRELREKHFDNKLNRCLLNPTGKKIFVKAFDERLSETIQHRSLKRKVSYKHLVKLECYKLSKHLLGMEEYKPFKMWW; this is encoded by the coding sequence ATGAAAAAAACCTATTATTTATTCAATCCCGGCACATTAGAGCGAAAGGATAACACGCTTAAGTTTACTCCGTTTGAGGAAGATGGTAATGGAGAAATGCTGAAATCCGGCCAACCGCGTTATCTTCCGGTGGAAGATATCATGGAGTTTTATGTTTTCGGCTCGCTTAGGGCAAACAGTTCGTTATATAATTTTCTGGGGCAAAAAGGTATAGCCGTTCATTTTTTTGATTATTACGAAAACTATACCGGATCGTTTATGCCACGCGACAGTTTGCTCTCGGGGCGAATGATTTTGGCGCAAACTTCTGTTTATCAAAATAAAAAGAAACGCATTGAACTGGCTCGCAAATTTGTGGAAGGAGCTTCGTTTAATATGACCAAAAACCTACGGTATTACAACACACGTGGCAAAGATCTCGATGGTTTAATAGAAAAAATTGAAGAATATACTTCACAACTTCCGTATTTAAATGCGGTGGACGCAATCATGGGTATTGAAGGCAATGTCAGACAGATATATTACAAAGGCTTTGATTTGATACTGAATGATTTCAGTATGGATGGACGAAGCAAAATGCCGCCCCGTAACGAGGTAAACGCGCTTATATCGTTTGGAAATATGATGTGCTATAGTCAATGTTTGCGTGCCATTCATCAAACTCAACTTAATCCTACGATAAGCTATCTGCATACACCTGGAGAAAGACGTTATTCACTTTCGATGGATATTTCGGAAATTTTCAAACCAATTTTGGTCGATAGAGTTATTTTCAGACTGCTGAATAAAAGGGAATTGCGGGAAAAGCATTTTGATAATAAACTCAATCGCTGCTTACTCAACCCGACAGGCAAAAAGATTTTCGTAAAAGCTTTTGATGAGCGCTTATCTGAGACTATCCAGCACCGTTCGTTAAAACGAAAAGTGAGTTACAAACATCTCGTCAAGTTGGAATGCTATAAACTGAGTAAGCATTTGTTGGGAATGGAAGAATACAAGCCATTTAAGATGTGGTGGTAA
- the cas4 gene encoding CRISPR-associated protein Cas4 — MHPTGTHFNYYQVCKRKLWLFANGINMEHTSDLVYDGKLIQETSYPQRSERYEELEMDGIKIDFYDARNKVIHEIKRSDKVERAHEWQVKYYIHVLERNGVEGVTGILEYPALRHTSQVVMTDEDRKKILEMEKDIEKIIYSDECPPVINAKICRSCSYYEFCYVRETE, encoded by the coding sequence ATGCACCCCACCGGCACCCATTTCAATTACTATCAAGTTTGCAAGCGAAAACTTTGGCTTTTTGCTAACGGCATCAATATGGAGCACACATCCGACTTGGTGTACGACGGCAAGTTGATACAGGAAACCAGTTATCCGCAACGTTCGGAAAGGTACGAGGAGCTGGAAATGGACGGGATAAAAATTGATTTTTATGATGCCCGCAACAAGGTAATTCACGAAATCAAACGCTCCGATAAGGTGGAGCGAGCACACGAATGGCAAGTGAAATATTACATCCACGTGTTGGAGCGGAACGGTGTCGAAGGCGTTACGGGAATCTTGGAATATCCTGCCCTGCGCCATACATCCCAAGTGGTTATGACCGACGAAGACCGCAAAAAAATATTGGAAATGGAAAAAGATATCGAAAAAATCATTTATTCTGATGAATGTCCACCGGTAATCAATGCTAAGATTTGCCGCAGTTGCAGTTATTATGAATTTTGCTACGTGAGAGAAACCGAATAA
- a CDS encoding SWIM zinc finger family protein yields the protein MTKAKKTLPLYEHLFSAQSLKRAYEYVDYVENVQFSQNGISCKVEGSYPYKVKIAWNDNDYTELSCTCPYDYEGYCKHIAAVLMYIEEEEEFLEIPTATKKQKKPEWRQIIEKLSKEELQAFLIEYATDDESLINTIMIKYATPIDRVDIQKYKKIVNNIFSSASDDFGFIHYQDVYGVSHLISNLSDKAISTRKKAKFEESFSISAAMCEVYIDYIQNLDDSSGWIGGLIYDAFRNIENVFHECKNETLENLVFEWLSKQMKNPDYSDYGCDEGLESIYFELGSNSPYTESTSRFIDEQLSQYEKGTDWSSKYRYNKFLMHKLALLEKQEKTEEAQLLIEENLQLSDIRKIKVNQLLEQKDFFKAIACIKEGIGISEQENLAGVTRNWNNLLLQIYQEQNMQYELHYLARSMFLNHSESMEYYRIYKRTVEKAKWSAELASIIDELKKRRKTNAWHYHFSYDLANIYIEEKMWGELFIEVKDANDISVTSRYAKYLQDGFSPQLIDIYRDSIVKYAQRTGRNIYEDTKKYLKEMSKLKNGLFAAKVLKEELLNTYKNRPAMKEILSPLFR from the coding sequence ATGACTAAAGCAAAAAAAACGCTTCCCCTCTACGAACATCTTTTTTCTGCTCAATCATTAAAAAGAGCTTACGAATATGTGGATTATGTTGAAAATGTGCAGTTTTCCCAAAACGGTATTTCCTGTAAAGTGGAAGGTAGTTATCCATACAAAGTAAAAATTGCCTGGAACGATAACGATTACACAGAATTATCTTGCACTTGCCCATACGATTACGAAGGTTATTGTAAACACATTGCCGCCGTGTTAATGTATATAGAGGAAGAGGAGGAATTTCTCGAAATACCAACCGCAACAAAAAAACAAAAAAAGCCGGAGTGGAGACAAATTATTGAAAAATTATCGAAAGAAGAGCTACAAGCTTTCCTGATCGAATATGCTACCGATGATGAAAGCCTGATAAACACGATAATGATAAAATACGCAACGCCAATTGACAGGGTGGATATTCAAAAATACAAGAAAATTGTAAACAACATTTTCAGTTCTGCTTCCGATGATTTCGGATTTATCCACTACCAAGACGTATATGGTGTTTCTCATTTAATATCCAATTTATCAGACAAAGCGATTTCTACTAGAAAAAAAGCCAAATTTGAGGAATCGTTCAGCATTAGCGCAGCCATGTGCGAAGTATACATCGATTATATTCAAAACCTGGACGACTCAAGCGGATGGATTGGAGGACTTATTTATGACGCGTTCCGGAATATTGAAAATGTTTTTCACGAGTGTAAAAACGAAACACTCGAAAACTTGGTTTTCGAATGGCTTAGCAAACAAATGAAAAATCCGGATTACAGCGATTACGGCTGCGATGAAGGATTAGAATCCATTTATTTCGAGCTGGGGAGTAATTCACCATACACAGAATCGACATCTCGGTTTATCGATGAACAGTTATCGCAATATGAAAAGGGAACCGACTGGAGTTCTAAATACAGGTATAACAAGTTTCTAATGCACAAATTAGCATTACTTGAAAAACAAGAAAAAACAGAAGAAGCTCAATTATTGATCGAAGAGAATTTGCAACTGTCCGATATCCGGAAAATAAAGGTAAATCAGTTACTCGAACAAAAAGACTTCTTTAAAGCAATTGCGTGTATCAAAGAAGGAATTGGAATATCGGAGCAAGAGAATCTTGCCGGCGTTACCCGAAACTGGAATAATCTGCTGCTTCAAATCTATCAAGAACAAAACATGCAATACGAGCTCCATTATTTGGCAAGAAGCATGTTTTTAAATCATTCAGAATCTATGGAATATTACCGTATATATAAACGAACCGTAGAAAAAGCAAAATGGAGCGCAGAGTTGGCATCGATAATCGATGAACTGAAAAAACGGAGAAAAACAAACGCATGGCATTACCACTTCTCGTATGATTTAGCCAATATTTACATCGAAGAGAAAATGTGGGGAGAACTTTTTATCGAAGTAAAAGATGCAAACGATATCTCTGTAACAAGTAGATATGCCAAATATCTTCAAGACGGCTTTTCTCCGCAACTTATTGATATTTATCGAGACTCCATCGTTAAATATGCTCAAAGAACAGGCCGAAATATTTACGAAGATACTAAGAAATATTTGAAAGAAATGAGTAAGTTAAAAAATGGCTTGTTTGCGGCTAAAGTTTTGAAAGAGGAACTTCTTAACACATACAAGAATCGTCCGGCAATGAAAGAGATTTTATCGCCTTTATTCCGCTAA
- the cas2 gene encoding CRISPR-associated endonuclease Cas2 → MYVILVYDIGEKRVGKMLRLCRKYLNWIQNSVFEGEISEVRLKELILKAEKIMKKEEDDSLIVFSSPTNKFLDKQIIGKERSSIDVFL, encoded by the coding sequence ATGTACGTTATTTTAGTTTATGATATAGGAGAAAAACGTGTGGGCAAAATGCTTAGACTTTGTCGAAAGTATTTGAATTGGATTCAAAATTCCGTTTTTGAGGGAGAAATTTCCGAAGTTCGCCTAAAAGAGCTAATTTTAAAAGCAGAGAAAATTATGAAAAAAGAAGAGGATGATAGTTTGATTGTTTTTTCGAGTCCTACTAATAAATTTCTTGACAAACAAATAATTGGAAAAGAGCGTAGTAGTATCGATGTTTTCTTATAA